ACGTACGGCGGGCAGCTCGCGAGCACGGTGACTGCCCGGGAAAACCGAAAAAGCCGTCAGCCTCTTTCCAAACTGGACGCTGGAGGTGCAGAGGAACTGGAGCTTAATGTCAAATCCCGGCAGAAGATGTCGAAAGAAAAACACTGGCTCCCACTGAACTCACGGAAGGCGGATGTTCGTATCTGCAGCCCCAGGGTAACGCGGCGGGCAGTAACTGGTTCCCGTAGCTTCGCCCCGTGCGCTTGTGATATTGTACGTTCACAGACGGTAAGAGAGAGTGCGGGATCTATAGAGACAGGTTTCAAACATataacgcaaaaaaaaaaaaaaagaagaaagaaagaaaagcagaaaaaaaaacgttgaaaatagtgtttaaaacaatgttttaagcAGTTTTCcaattatctttttccttttgcattttgctttctcttattttatcatatgctattttaaataacaaagacCCATATGGCTAAACACGTAgtcatttgattttcaaaagacCTCAAAAATTGCATCAAAATATGCACTCATGTATCTCCTAAGAAATCAACGAGAAAGAATTAATGGTGGCATATGGTGTGCCTCACAGAGGAAActtaattacaaattaaaacaaatgcgAAAATTCACAAATTCAGTAAACTGAAAGTAAATTATGTTCCTAGATGTATACACAAATCGACTTATGTGCAGTTAGGAAAAACGTAAGTTCTAGAGTTCTCTTTTAACTTTGGACAGGGTGTTGCTTGAACCCCTATAACAGATTCCTCTCATTGTCCCCAAAAGAGCTTTCAGCAACCTCTCAGCACATTCATTTACTGCAGCCCACCTGGAAGGCAACTTTTAAACTTGCAAGTGCTCATTTAAGCAGACAATTCTATTAGCTCTTAATTCAGAATAAAAGTGCTTTAGTTTGAAAAGCTCGTTTGAAAGGCTTCAAGACTGGGAGCTTGCTTTCAGTCTTTGATAGCACCAAGTTTGAAGGTCACAATTCTGTAAAACTGCTAATAACAATGGCCCTGTGGTTTGACActaaaaggaaaatcaaatatGTGTTTTCTGAGTTCTATTTTTGGAGCAGAAAAATGTCCCTTTGAAAATTACtcttgccctcctccttcccgattatagttaaataaatgtaatggaAGATTTTTAGTATTAATTAAACATCAAAGACACCCTTTCGGCTgccttatgtccacacaaagagcTAGTTGTAATATGTTACACTTGTCAGTCTTCAAAGTACTCACGCGTACGTCTCATGTGATCTTTACCATACCTCTGTGGTAAGGCAGACATTGTCATCTCCGATTTTCAAATGAGAAAGTGGAGGTCCCACAAgataaagtgacttgcccaaattcacacagctgGTACACAGAggagccgggatctgaacctcagtttccattGCCGAGAGACCTCTGCTTTTTCAAGTGCACCATTTAGCTTCCCAACTATTTCTCTCTAACTATGGCGGAAAATGAGGTATTCCCTCCCAAAAAATGCAGGTAGGTTTCTGTGCTCATTTCTTACCTGTGTTAAAGCAGTGATTTACCAGAATGGAAGTAAGAGGCTAGTTGAAAACATTTTAGTCTCTGCTAATTGAGAAAGCTGGTCGTTCAGATTTCTGTCCCGTGGCTGTCCAGGGCAACCTGGCGGACAGAAAACTGGAAGCTCTGGGGCTGAGCAATGCTCCTGTCAACTGTGCACCTTGTCGCTCTTTATCAGAGACTAAGAACTGACTGCACTTTGTACGCGGAGGAGTGAGGTTATCTCAGGTGGAACTTGGTTTTCTATGTGCAGCCCGAGCTCTGAAAATCCTTGAAAACCCTGGGAGCTCAGGTATCTCAGATACCAGAAGTCTATTAGTGAGCTCTAGGACGTCCCTGCCCAGCATGGTGACAATCGGGGCGTTGCTTCTCAGCCTTCCCGCACCCATGGGAAAGTCACCAGTCACTTCTGTTTGTGGCAGtccacttcctcctcccctctgccgAAAGGAAATGTGACTTCTCTGATGATGTGTCCCAGCCCCCCTAAACACCAGCCAGGTGAGGGCTGGGTGTCATTGCACTGAAAAGACAGAACCATTCTGTCCTTAGAaatgcttcattccttttcctgtGCAGCTCCTAAGGAAGAGGCTAAGCTTGGCAGCATCTTTGGAAGATGTGGATGACTTTCCTGGGGAACTACTTGGAAAGATTAATGCAAAACTCACTggatgaaggggctggccctgtggccgagtggttaagatcacgcgctctgcttcggcggcccggagttcactggttcagatcctgagtgcagacctgagcaccactcatcaagccatgctgaggtggcgtcccacaaagaagaattagaaggacctacaactagaatatacaactatgtactggggctttggggtgggggtggggggaagaggaagattggcaacagatgttagcttagggccaatcttcctcaccagaaagtatactttaaaaaaaactttctagATGAATTAATGTGATCCTTTCAGTGAAAACTGGTCTAATTACTTTATAGTCGTATCATCCATTTGGCCTTTAAATGTGACAAATGCCAGATTTGAAGGAATCTTAGCACCAATAGGAAGTGATGAGAAGCTCAAAAGAAATGCTGGTGGTGAACCATTTCTCAAGTTAGAGCACACCAGAAGAGGTACTGGTCAAAAGaaactgtcattcattcattcattcagttgtgTATATCTCAGTCATCAAAAACCTGATATGAGTacagcactgttctaggctctgcATATGAACATTAAGTAATGCCCTCAAAGCACTCCTTGTCATACGGAGCCCCTGGACAGGCAAACAGTTGCAGAGCAGTGGTGTAAATACTGCAGCAAAACCATGTCACAGGTGCACTGTGTTGAAATGCCCACTAGCCCGGATCTTGGCCAGTTTGTCTTTAGAGCCGTtctctgccctgccctctgctctgtG
The nucleotide sequence above comes from Equus asinus isolate D_3611 breed Donkey chromosome 7, EquAss-T2T_v2, whole genome shotgun sequence. Encoded proteins:
- the LOC123287416 gene encoding uncharacterized protein; the protein is MLSQGRRSGGRKRAPFSLPSIAGPPAASRGRIGGCGGAALAVAPPPGRAVPRPSCLRSRPEPRLQPRARPGSAARLPPGPGPCWVLARAAAARGRAAARTYGGQLASTVTARENRKSRQPLSKLDAGGAEELELNVKSRQKMSKEKHWLPLNSRKADVRICSPRVTRRAVTGSRSFAPCACDIVRSQTLLRKRLSLAASLEDVDDFPGELLGKINAKLTG